A genomic window from Streptomyces brevispora includes:
- the recD2 gene encoding SF1B family DNA helicase RecD2 produces the protein MSNMAVLEGVLERITYANEENGYTVARVDTGRGANDLLTVVGSLLGAQPGESLRMEGRWGSHSQYGKQFTVENYTTILPATIQGIRRYLGSGLIKGIGPVMADRITTHFGVDTLDIIEQQPKRLVEVPGLGPKRTKMIAAAWEEQKAIKEVMVFLQGVGVSTSIAVRIYKKYDDASISIVKNQPYRLAADVWGIGFLTADKIAQAVGIPHDSPERVKAGLQYALSQSTDQGHCFLPEERLIADAVKLLQVDTGLVIECLAELAEDPEGVVREKVPSPEGGEPVTAVYLVPFHRAEIALAAQVRRLLRTPEERMPAFADVDWDKALKWLAGRTGAKLAPEQEAAVRLALSRKVAVLTGGPGCGKSFTVRSIVELARAKKAKVVLAAPTGRAAKRLSELTGAEASTVHRLLELKPGGDAAYDRDRPLDADLVVVDEASMLDLLLANKLVKAVAPGAHLLLVGDVDQLPSVGAGEVLRDLLADGGPVPAVRLTTIFRQAQQSGVVTNAHRINSGVPPLTQGLSDFFLFVEDETEDAGVLAVDVAARRIPAKFGLNPRRDVQVLAPMHRGPAGAGHLNGLLQQAITPARPDLPEKRFGGRVFRVGDKVTQIRNNYDKGENGVFNGTVGVVTALDVDEQQLTVLTDEDEEISYDFDELDELSHAYAMTIHRSQGSEYPAVVIPVTKSAWMMLQRNLLYTAVTRAKKLVVLVGSRQAIGQAVRTVSAGRRCTALDYRLGGGAEGGFAEIMIDQIGGKHHGGLPEPQPRGQDE, from the coding sequence ATGTCCAACATGGCCGTCCTCGAAGGGGTCCTCGAGCGGATCACCTACGCCAACGAGGAGAACGGGTACACCGTCGCGCGCGTCGACACCGGGCGCGGCGCCAATGATCTGCTCACCGTGGTCGGCTCGCTGCTGGGCGCGCAGCCCGGTGAGTCGCTCCGCATGGAGGGGCGTTGGGGCTCGCACTCGCAGTACGGCAAGCAGTTCACCGTCGAGAACTACACGACGATCCTGCCCGCCACCATCCAGGGCATCCGCCGCTACCTCGGCTCCGGTCTGATCAAGGGCATCGGCCCGGTGATGGCCGACCGGATCACCACCCACTTCGGCGTCGACACCCTCGACATCATCGAGCAGCAGCCGAAGCGCCTCGTCGAGGTCCCCGGGCTCGGCCCGAAGCGGACGAAGATGATCGCCGCCGCCTGGGAGGAGCAGAAGGCGATCAAGGAGGTCATGGTCTTCCTCCAGGGCGTCGGCGTCTCGACCTCCATCGCCGTCCGTATCTACAAGAAGTACGACGACGCGTCGATCTCCATAGTGAAGAACCAGCCCTACCGGCTGGCCGCCGACGTCTGGGGCATCGGCTTCCTCACCGCCGACAAGATCGCCCAGGCGGTCGGTATCCCGCACGACAGCCCGGAGCGGGTCAAGGCAGGGCTCCAGTACGCGCTTTCGCAGTCCACCGACCAGGGCCACTGCTTCCTCCCCGAGGAGCGGCTGATCGCCGACGCGGTCAAGCTGCTCCAGGTGGACACCGGGCTGGTCATCGAGTGCCTCGCCGAACTGGCCGAGGACCCGGAGGGTGTCGTACGGGAGAAGGTGCCGTCGCCCGAGGGCGGTGAGCCGGTCACCGCCGTCTATCTGGTGCCCTTCCACCGCGCCGAGATCGCGCTCGCCGCCCAGGTGCGGCGGCTGCTGCGGACGCCGGAGGAGCGGATGCCGGCCTTCGCGGACGTGGACTGGGACAAGGCCCTGAAGTGGCTCGCGGGCCGTACCGGCGCGAAGCTGGCGCCCGAACAGGAGGCCGCCGTGCGGCTGGCGCTCAGCCGGAAGGTCGCCGTGCTGACCGGTGGGCCCGGCTGCGGCAAGTCGTTCACCGTCCGGTCCATCGTGGAGCTGGCGCGCGCCAAGAAGGCCAAGGTGGTGCTGGCCGCGCCCACCGGCCGGGCGGCGAAGCGGCTCTCGGAGCTGACCGGGGCCGAGGCCTCCACCGTGCACCGGCTGCTCGAACTGAAGCCGGGCGGCGACGCGGCGTACGACCGGGACCGTCCGCTGGACGCCGATCTGGTCGTCGTCGACGAGGCGTCGATGCTCGATCTGCTGCTCGCCAACAAGTTGGTCAAGGCCGTGGCACCCGGTGCCCACCTACTGCTCGTCGGGGATGTGGACCAGCTGCCGTCGGTCGGCGCGGGGGAGGTGCTGAGGGATCTGCTCGCCGACGGCGGACCCGTCCCGGCGGTCCGGCTGACCACCATCTTCCGCCAGGCCCAGCAGTCCGGCGTCGTCACCAACGCCCACCGGATCAACTCCGGCGTACCGCCGCTCACCCAGGGGCTCAGCGACTTCTTCCTCTTCGTCGAGGACGAGACGGAGGACGCGGGCGTCCTCGCCGTCGATGTCGCGGCCCGCCGTATCCCCGCGAAGTTCGGCCTGAACCCCCGCCGTGACGTGCAGGTACTCGCTCCGATGCACCGCGGTCCGGCCGGCGCCGGGCACCTCAACGGTCTGCTCCAGCAGGCCATCACACCCGCCCGCCCCGATCTGCCCGAGAAGCGTTTCGGCGGCCGGGTGTTCCGGGTCGGCGACAAGGTCACCCAGATCCGCAACAACTACGACAAGGGCGAGAACGGCGTCTTCAACGGCACGGTCGGCGTGGTCACCGCCCTCGACGTGGACGAGCAGCAGCTGACCGTGCTCACGGACGAGGACGAGGAGATCAGTTACGACTTCGACGAGCTCGACGAGCTGTCCCACGCGTACGCCATGACGATCCATCGCTCCCAGGGCAGCGAGTACCCGGCCGTCGTCATCCCGGTCACCAAGAGCGCCTGGATGATGCTCCAGCGGAACCTGCTGTACACGGCGGTGACGAGGGCCAAGAAGCTTGTCGTGCTGGTCGGCTCCCGGCAGGCGATCGGGCAGGCGGTCCGCACGGTTTCCGCGGGCAGACGCTGCACGGCGCTGGATTATCGGCTGGGAGGAGGTGCGGAAGGAGGATTCGCCGAAATAATGATCGATCAAATCGGTGGGAAACATCACGGAGGTCTTCCGGAACCGCAGCCAAGGGGGCAGGATGAATAA